In Bradyrhizobium sp. 200, the sequence GCAGGCGGTGGCGCTCAATGCATTCTTTCCCTCGCTCGATGCGATTGTTCTCGTCACCGACCTGATTACGGCCGTTCTGTTGTACGCCCAATTCTCGATTTCCCGTTCACGCTCGCTCCTGATACTGGCGAGCGGCTACTTCTTCACGGCATTGATCGTCATTCCCCATGCCCTGACGTTTTCGGGTGCTTTCTCACCGACAGGCCTCTTCGGTGCCGGCCTGCAGACGGGATCCTGGCTTTTCATCTTCTGGCACATCGGCTTCGCCGCCGCCTTGCTGGGTTACGCGATGTCGAAGGAAATGAAGCGCGGCAGGCTCGCCGCTGAGACCGCTGTTGCGCGTGAGATCGGCTGGAGCGCGGCTGCCGTAGTTGCGTTGGTCGGCGGAATTACCTGGCTAACGACAGGAGGCGAGGCGCTGCTACCGCCGATCATTCTTGATGCATCCCGGCTGAGCCCGTTCGTGATTTACCCAATCTGGTTCACCATCCTGATCACCGCTGCGGGGCTTGTCATTTTGGTAGCCCGCCGGCGTTCGGTGCTCGATCTTTGGCTCATTGTAGTGGCAGCGGTGTTCATTGGAGAGCTGGCCTTCAGCGGCCTGCTGCCAACCGTTCGCTTTAGTGTTGGCTTTTACGCGGGACGCGTGTTCTCGCTTTTTACCTCAAGTGTCGTCCTGATCGTACTGCTTGCAGAGACGACATTGCTCTATGTTCATTTAGCCCGGTCGAACACCCTGCTGCAGCGCGAGCGACACAACAAGCTCATGAGCATGGAGGCAATGGCTGCCGCGATCTCACACGAGTTGAACCAGCCGATGGGAGCGGCTTTGTTGAACAGCGAGTCAGCGCTGATATGTCTTAAGGCAACGCCACCGGAAATTGACGACTCCATCGAAGCTGTCGAGAGCATTGTCGAGAGCGCCATGCAAGCCAAGGCAATACTCAGCAACCTTCGATCTCTGTTTGGAGGACCGAAGCTGACCAGGGAGCGTGTCGATCTGAACAGTCTCAGTCTCGAGGTACTGAAAACACTGAGGCCGAATTCACGAATCCGCCTTGATATCAAAACTGAACTGGCAAGCGGGTTGCCGCCGGCTCTCGGTCACAAAGGTCAATTGCAGGAGGTTATTACCAATTTGATCCACAACGCAGTTGATGCAATGAATTCAGTGGTTGGGCCTCGGGCACTGATTGTGCGAACAGAACGGGAAGCAAGTAACAGGATTGCAATCGCTGTCGAAGATAGGGGGCCCGGCGTCAGTCCGCTGGATACTGAAACGATTTTCGATGCTTTCGTTACGACGAAGCCAAATGGAATGGGTTTGGGGCTCGCCATCAGCAGGATGATTGTCGAGCGTCACGAGGGCACGTTGTCTGTTTCGCGCGCGATCCCGCACGGAGCCATCTTCCGCGTAACATTGCCGATGGCATAGCCGTTCCGCAGCAAATCGCGGTGGAAGTCAGTTTTCACCAGATGGCTCTTCCTGAAAGGCTCGACTTCGACCGTCGTTCTCAGGATGCCTTTCAGTCGCCACTTGGCGAGCATTGGAAGAGCAATCTCTCAACTTCATCAGGCCGTCGGTGACCGTTCGCCCCGATTGCCCGATCGCTTCGTCGGTGAGCAGCGATCTTGCGTTTCCGATCCGGTCAATGCTGACATTCAGGACAGTTAGTGCCTCCTTGAGCTTCGCCAACTCGGGTTGAAGGGCCGGACGGTCTCCGTGTCCTCATTTTCCCCGCTGCGGGCGTCGCTCCCGTCTCGCGTGGGAGGGCCACTGTCTTTGACCCGGCTGCTCGTTTCCTAAAACGCCCGGCGGCGCGGCGGGGAACCAGCTTGCGGTTGGCGCCCGCGAGAGAGCAGTTCGAAAATTGCGATCACCGCGGCGCACGCGATGATGGCGATGGTCGCCATCACGAAAACAGCTTTGAGCATGGTCCGCCCCTGACAGATTTCGATGCCAAGACGCCAGACGAATCATGTTCCGGCAAGACCAGAGAACTACGGGGGCGGGCTATCAGAAGGTCGGGCGGATTAGCCAACGGGTCGCGCGTATGCGCGCCCCGTTGGCTAACCGCCCTGCGATTCGACTTATCTCTACAGCATCGCGAACGCGCTCGAGACCATCGCCACCGGCTTGTTGTCGGTGGCGGAAAGCAGCGTGACGCGGCCGAAACTCATCGTGCGCCCGAGGCGGACCACGCGCGCATCCGCCAGCACGTCGGAAGCCGAGACCGCGCGCATGAAATGCGTGGTCTGATCGACCGTCGTCATGGCCCGGTAGCCGCGGTTGGCGGCGAGGTTGGCGATCACCATCGCGGTGTCGGCAAAGGCCATCAGCGCCTGGCCCGAGACCGTGCCGCCATTGCGGCACAGCCGCTCCGAGAACGGCAGGCGCAGAATCGCACCCGGCTGCCAGTCGGCGGCGGCGTCGCCGGGCGGGGCAAAGTCAAAGCGCTCGATC encodes:
- a CDS encoding PaaI family thioesterase; the encoded protein is MQQQPPETEFGIAEARRVLGEVFAPWVMDLNLSIERFDFAPPGDAAADWQPGAILRLPFSERLCRNGGTVSGQALMAFADTAMVIANLAANRGYRAMTTVDQTTHFMRAVSASDVLADARVVRLGRTMSFGRVTLLSATDNKPVAMVSSAFAML
- a CDS encoding MASE4 domain-containing protein is translated as MMSENHASTTLLTDLPPTRRQTRAAIAIVVIVLIAFAIVVPFSDKQAVALNAFFPSLDAIVLVTDLITAVLLYAQFSISRSRSLLILASGYFFTALIVIPHALTFSGAFSPTGLFGAGLQTGSWLFIFWHIGFAAALLGYAMSKEMKRGRLAAETAVAREIGWSAAAVVALVGGITWLTTGGEALLPPIILDASRLSPFVIYPIWFTILITAAGLVILVARRRSVLDLWLIVVAAVFIGELAFSGLLPTVRFSVGFYAGRVFSLFTSSVVLIVLLAETTLLYVHLARSNTLLQRERHNKLMSMEAMAAAISHELNQPMGAALLNSESALICLKATPPEIDDSIEAVESIVESAMQAKAILSNLRSLFGGPKLTRERVDLNSLSLEVLKTLRPNSRIRLDIKTELASGLPPALGHKGQLQEVITNLIHNAVDAMNSVVGPRALIVRTEREASNRIAIAVEDRGPGVSPLDTETIFDAFVTTKPNGMGLGLAISRMIVERHEGTLSVSRAIPHGAIFRVTLPMA